CACCTGCAGGCCGTGCTTCTCGTGGCGGCCGAGCACGCCCTCGATGCGTTCGCGCGCGGGTCCGGGCAGTTCCGAGGCCGCCTCGCGTACATCGCGCGCGAGCGCAGGGCCCGCGAACCCCTTGAACTGCACGTCGTCGAGCACGAGCCCCGCGGCGAACGCCCCGACGATCGGCGCGAGGCCGATCGCCCAGGCCGCCCATGCGAAGGTGAGACAGGTCGCGATCAGCACCGCCACTTTCATTCCCGTGCCGGTCTGGATCGCCGAGAACAGGGCGCCGAACCGCGGCGCGGCGAAGCGCCCGAGTACCAGGGCCGCGATCAGGAACAAGAACGCCTTGGCCGTGATCCAGGTGATCCCCAGCGCATCGACGCTGCCCGACGAGACGATCGCCGACACGACGGCGAGAATGATGAGGCCCATGACGTCGTCGATGACCGCGGCCCCGAGCACGATCTGGGCTTCGCGCGAACGCAGCACGTTCAGGTCCTGGAACACCCGGCCGGTGATGCCGACCGAGGTCGCGGTCAGCGTCGCGCCGACGAAGAGGTGCCCGTTGAACGACAGCTCCGGCATCAAGAGCGGCCCGACGACCCAGGTGCCGAGCACGAACGGAGCGACCACGCCGATCGTCGCGACGACGAACGCCGGTACGCCCACCTTGCCCATCGCCGACAGCTCCGATTCGAGTCCGATCTGGAACAGCAGGACGACGACCCCGAGTTCGGAGAGGAAATGCAGGATCGGGTTGGCGATCAGTTGGCCCTGGACCAGCGGGTCGAGCCAGGGGAGCCCTGCGAGGTACAGATTGCCGATCGCCACGCCGATCAGCAGTTCGCCCAGCACGGCCGGCTGGCCGATGCGCTCGACCAGTCCCGCGACCTTCGCCGCCACGAGCAGGAGGCCGATCGCGAGGAACGTGACCGCGGTCTGGGCGCTCACCCCGGCTGCCAGGGCCTCACCCGGCAGGGCCGAGGCCATGACCAGCACCACGAGGGCGGCAAGGCGGTGCCGGTGCCGTTCGAGACCGGTGGGCGGTCCGCTCGAGGACGGCTGTCTCGGGAGGTCGGCGGGCTCGGGCGCTGTGGGTGGACGCATGCGGATACGGGGCCGGTGGCGATGGCCCGGTTTCGACGCTGCGGTTCCTGCTCCGCGAGGGCCGGCGCGGGGCCCGGGCATTGTATCCGTCAAGGCGCGGAACGGGGCCGGGCGCTTTCCGGCTTGATCCTTGCTTGTGCCCTACACGGTTGCAACATCCGCCGGTTCGGCAGCCTGGAAGCCTGCCCGATCCCCAGGCCGGCAGTTGCCGAACGCCGAACCGGCGGAGAATCGGACCCGGAGCCCGAAACCCGCATGGCCCTGCAACGCATGCCGCTGCGCACCGACATCGCGACCGTCCAGACGGACGGCGATGCGATCGAGCGCGGCAACCTGCAGGCGCTCTCGCAGCGCAAGCTCAATGCGCTCGGCCTGCCGGTCGCCTACGTCGACCGGTCGTTCCACTACCGTTTCGCCAACCGCGCGTTCCTCGATTGGCTCGGGCGGCGTTCGGAGGAGGTGCTCGGCCGCGAGATGGTCGAGGTGCTCGGCCGCGAAGTCTGGACGCTCTACCGGGCCTACTCGGAAGCCGCGCTGGACGGCGAGCGGACCGGTTTCGAGCGGCAGCTCGTGACCGCCGGGCGGCCGACCGTCTGGATCCGAGTCGACTATTACCCGGATCGCGCGCCCAACGGACGGGTGCGCGGCTTCCTCGTCACCTACAGCGACGTCGACCACCTGAAGCGCCTCGAGCTCGAGGCGGGCCAGCGCGAGCACCGGCTGCGCATGGTCACCGACAGCGTCGGCGTCCCGATCCTCTACGTCGACCGACAGCTCAAGATCCGTTTCGCGAACAAGCCGGTCGCGGACTGGATCGGCGTCGCCGCCGACG
This DNA window, taken from Burkholderiales bacterium, encodes the following:
- a CDS encoding cation:proton antiporter; the encoded protein is MASALPGEALAAGVSAQTAVTFLAIGLLLVAAKVAGLVERIGQPAVLGELLIGVAIGNLYLAGLPWLDPLVQGQLIANPILHFLSELGVVVLLFQIGLESELSAMGKVGVPAFVVATIGVVAPFVLGTWVVGPLLMPELSFNGHLFVGATLTATSVGITGRVFQDLNVLRSREAQIVLGAAVIDDVMGLIILAVVSAIVSSGSVDALGITWITAKAFLFLIAALVLGRFAAPRFGALFSAIQTGTGMKVAVLIATCLTFAWAAWAIGLAPIVGAFAAGLVLDDVQFKGFAGPALARDVREAASELPGPARERIEGVLGRHEKHGLQVLMEPVGHLLVPLFFVFTGMQVRLETLFDLHILAVGLTITVVAFAGKLVAGLGAGRVRKWLVGWGMAPRGEVGLIFAVSGKALGVVPDDVFSMIIVVVILTTLLTPPILVATIRKGGTTEV